Proteins encoded within one genomic window of Cyanobacterium sp. T60_A2020_053:
- a CDS encoding NAD(P)H-quinone oxidoreductase subunit J, whose product MTEENQANQTENQEATEIVQAGETSQWLTTNGFENQSLEKDHSGIELIEVQPEYLLPIATALYAYGFNCLQCQGAFDLGAGKQLVSFYHLIKIDDNVTQPQEVRIKVFLDRENPKVPSVYWIWKGADWQERESYDMYGIIYEGHPNLKRILMNEDWVGWPLRKDYISPDFYELQDAY is encoded by the coding sequence ATGACTGAGGAAAATCAAGCAAATCAAACGGAAAACCAAGAAGCTACCGAGATTGTCCAAGCTGGAGAAACTTCGCAATGGTTAACAACTAATGGTTTTGAGAATCAATCTTTGGAAAAGGATCATTCTGGTATAGAGTTAATTGAGGTTCAACCTGAGTATCTTTTACCTATTGCCACGGCTTTATATGCTTACGGTTTTAATTGTTTGCAATGTCAAGGCGCTTTTGATTTGGGCGCTGGAAAGCAGTTAGTTAGTTTTTATCATTTAATCAAAATTGATGATAATGTTACTCAACCTCAAGAGGTAAGAATTAAGGTGTTTTTAGACCGTGAAAACCCTAAAGTACCTTCGGTTTATTGGATTTGGAAGGGCGCTGATTGGCAAGAAAGAGAAAGTTATGATATGTATGGCATCATTTATGAGGGTCATCCTAATCTCAAACGTATTTTAATGAATGAAGATTGGGTAGGTTGGCCTTTGCGTAAGGATTATATTTCCCCTGATTTTTACGAGTTACAGGATGCTTACTAA